The Mycolicibacterium mucogenicum DSM 44124 genomic sequence GCAGAGATGCCCCCGCACGCACAGCGTGTCGGGGGCATCTTGTATTCGTGGCGCTAGGCCGTCCGCAGGTAATCCAGCTGGGCCTGTACGGACTTCTCGGCGGCGTCCCACAGCTTCTGGTCGACGTCGGTGTAGACGTGCTCGACCACCTGCCGCGCCGATGCCTCGTCACCGAGCACCTGCAATGCGCCGCGCACCTGGTCGAGCCGTTCCTCCCGGTGCGCGAGGTACATGGCGGCCACCGCCGACAGATCCGGTAGATCGGGGCCGTGCCCCGGCAGGACCGTCCGTCCGCCCAGCCCCTGCAGGCGCCGCAGCGATTCCAGGTAGTCGCGCAGGCTGCCGTCCTCGTTGTCGATGACGGTGGTGCCACGGCCCAGCACGGTGTCGGCGGTCAGGACGGCATCGTCGACGACGAACGACAGCGAATCGGCGGTGTGCCCCGGCGTGGCCAGGACCCTGATCCGCAGGCCCGCGGCGTCGATCACCTCGCCGTCGGTGAGCGGTCCGCCCAGCCCGCGCAGAAAACCACTGCCGACCGAGCGCACCACTGCCCCCGTCAGCGCGACGAGCTTGTCGATGCCGCCGGTGTGGTCGTCGTGCTTGTGACTGATCAGCACCAGCGGGACCTTGCCCAGTGCCGCGATCCGCTCGAGGTGCGCATCGTCGTCG encodes the following:
- a CDS encoding MBL fold metallo-hydrolase → MTHPAYGVLRPVTESASVLLCDNPGIMTLDGTNTWVLRGRGSDEMVIVDPGPDDDAHLERIAALGKVPLVLISHKHDDHTGGIDKLVALTGAVVRSVGSGFLRGLGGPLTDGEVIDAAGLRIRVLATPGHTADSLSFVVDDAVLTADTVLGRGTTVIDNEDGSLRDYLESLRRLQGLGGRTVLPGHGPDLPDLSAVAAMYLAHREERLDQVRGALQVLGDEASARQVVEHVYTDVDQKLWDAAEKSVQAQLDYLRTA